From bacterium, one genomic window encodes:
- a CDS encoding PQQ-dependent sugar dehydrogenase — translation MRGTWLVVLSFWMMMAQGRAFTLEPHRLELSSGKAITLSVPQGWDITVAATGMKRPRFMAFSPDGRLFLGDMYNKGDTRLGHVYVLDDYDPAQGRFGKWTAYLSKQRNPNSVAFFTDPQGGSWIYVALTDDLLRYPYRPGDLAPSGAPQTLASFPAYGLNYKYGGWHLTRTVLLGEDGKLYVSVGSSCDSCPEKKGEIRACILQMDPDGSNERVYASGIRNAVGMKWAEGRLIVTAMGADKLGDDLPLEAVYSIQDGANYGWPFCYNSPDGYRPDPKYAPQDRPAGVCERAPAPYWTYLAHAAPLGLEYFDASYGAPLTGHYLVSFHGSSKKTLGHGYRVVRMLKGEKGEDFITGFRGQGPRGKVFGRPCDILKDGRGGFFLTDDFNGVLYHLQKKGP, via the coding sequence ATGAGGGGAACCTGGCTTGTGGTCCTATCCTTTTGGATGATGATGGCCCAAGGCCGGGCCTTCACCCTGGAGCCCCATCGCCTGGAACTGTCCTCAGGAAAGGCCATCACCCTTTCCGTGCCCCAAGGCTGGGACATCACCGTGGCGGCCACGGGCATGAAACGCCCCCGCTTCATGGCCTTCAGTCCCGACGGCCGGCTTTTCCTGGGGGATATGTACAACAAGGGCGATACCCGGCTGGGGCACGTCTATGTGCTGGACGATTATGATCCGGCCCAGGGCCGCTTCGGGAAATGGACGGCCTACCTTTCCAAGCAGCGCAATCCCAATAGCGTGGCTTTCTTCACCGACCCGCAAGGCGGATCTTGGATCTACGTGGCCTTGACCGACGATCTTCTCCGTTATCCCTACCGCCCGGGGGACCTGGCGCCTTCCGGTGCCCCCCAGACCCTCGCGTCCTTTCCCGCCTACGGGCTGAACTATAAATACGGTGGGTGGCACCTGACTCGCACCGTTCTGTTGGGGGAGGACGGGAAACTTTACGTTTCGGTGGGGAGCAGTTGCGATTCCTGCCCGGAGAAGAAGGGGGAGATCCGCGCCTGCATCCTCCAGATGGACCCGGACGGGAGCAATGAACGGGTCTATGCCTCCGGCATCCGGAACGCGGTGGGGATGAAATGGGCCGAGGGCCGGTTGATCGTCACCGCCATGGGCGCCGACAAGCTGGGGGACGACCTTCCCTTGGAGGCGGTCTATTCGATCCAGGACGGCGCGAACTATGGCTGGCCCTTTTGCTACAACTCCCCTGACGGCTACCGGCCGGACCCCAAATACGCGCCGCAGGACAGGCCGGCGGGCGTTTGTGAGCGGGCCCCCGCGCCCTATTGGACCTACCTGGCCCACGCCGCCCCATTGGGTCTTGAGTATTTCGACGCCTCCTATGGCGCGCCGCTGACCGGGCATTACCTGGTCTCGTTCCATGGCTCCTCGAAGAAGACCCTGGGGCATGGTTACCGGGTGGTCAGGATGTTGAAAGGCGAGAAGGGGGAGGACTTCATCACGGGTTTCCGGGGCCAGGGTCCCCGGGGCAAGGTCTTCGGCAGGCCCTGCGACATCCTGAAGGACGGCCGGGGCGGGTTCTTCCTGACCGACGACTTCAACGGGGTCCTCTATCACCTTCAAAAAAAGGGACCCTGA
- a CDS encoding ribonuclease E inhibitor RraB, whose amino-acid sequence MDFDRHILKNLKKKGSNFRKTHAVEFYVYCPTKSSAKRVAARAKKAGFHCAIMSDRSAKRWVCLPIREMLPRLKEIQKAKRLLNRLAKPLGGHCDGWGTQIER is encoded by the coding sequence ATGGACTTCGACCGGCACATCCTGAAGAACCTGAAAAAGAAGGGTTCCAATTTCCGCAAGACCCACGCGGTGGAGTTCTACGTCTATTGCCCCACCAAGTCCTCGGCCAAGAGGGTGGCGGCCCGGGCCAAGAAAGCCGGATTCCATTGCGCCATCATGAGCGACCGCTCGGCCAAACGCTGGGTCTGCCTGCCCATTCGGGAGATGCTCCCCCGGTTGAAGGAGATCCAGAAGGCCAAGCGGCTCCTGAACCGCCTGGCCAAGCCCTTGGGAGGCCATTGCGACGGCTGGGGGACCCAGATCGAACGGTAG
- the ispH gene encoding 4-hydroxy-3-methylbut-2-enyl diphosphate reductase has protein sequence MAREIQIANAAGFCFGVKKAIQKAETMDRAFIFGSLIHNPQEVARLASLNKKIVHKLEDVEDNKVVITAHGLDINVIGQMKEKNLEIVDTTCPLVTKIYNEGLKLQSQGLRVVIVGDPKHVEVKGIASRMKDPLIVYHEEDILTIPEGSRVGVVCQSTLLMEKFDKFVDLMKARCAEVVPVNTICKPTKDRQTAATALSKNVQVMIVIGGRNSSNTHKLADTCKMNLPNDTHHIETAQELDPQWFEGRNKVGITAGASTPDYLIEEVIARIRTYDELVPA, from the coding sequence ATGGCTCGGGAGATCCAGATCGCGAATGCCGCCGGGTTCTGCTTCGGCGTGAAGAAGGCCATCCAAAAGGCCGAGACCATGGACCGCGCCTTCATCTTCGGCTCCCTCATCCACAACCCCCAGGAAGTGGCCCGCCTGGCCTCCCTCAACAAGAAGATCGTGCATAAGCTCGAGGACGTGGAGGACAACAAGGTGGTCATCACCGCCCACGGCCTGGACATCAACGTGATCGGCCAGATGAAGGAAAAGAACCTGGAGATCGTGGACACCACCTGCCCGCTCGTCACCAAGATCTACAACGAGGGGCTCAAACTGCAGTCCCAGGGCCTGCGGGTGGTCATCGTGGGCGACCCCAAGCACGTGGAAGTGAAGGGCATCGCCAGCCGGATGAAGGATCCCCTGATCGTTTATCACGAGGAGGATATCCTGACCATCCCCGAGGGGTCCCGGGTGGGTGTGGTCTGCCAGAGCACCCTCTTGATGGAGAAATTCGACAAGTTCGTGGACCTGATGAAGGCCCGTTGCGCCGAGGTGGTCCCGGTCAACACCATCTGCAAGCCCACCAAGGACCGCCAGACGGCGGCCACCGCCCTCTCGAAGAACGTGCAGGTCATGATCGTGATCGGCGGGCGCAACTCCAGCAATACCCACAAACTGGCCGACACCTGCAAGATGAACCTGCCGAACGACACCCACCATATCGAGACCGCCCAGGAATTGGACCCCCAATGGTTCGAGGGGCGCAACAAGGTGGGCATCACCGCCGGCGCTTCGACCCCCGACTACCTCATCGAAGAGGTCATCGCCAGGATCCGCACTTACGACGAGCTGGTCCCCGCCTGA
- a CDS encoding PD-(D/E)XK nuclease family protein — protein sequence MAISLYLGPYQPFLEEELASRVRSFRSVEPLSPLVLLVPNRALVRHLREDLARKNGSVVNLRVLTLHQYLIEFTEEKWIQEGFRLLPESIVPWVLRENAKELRPKGGGPFAAVEKTPGFPKTLRATLSELRQGGFDPQALKVSAQAIGKARDRKRLSQKLEEFAGLLTKNRAWKAKNHWKDREDLYEDALTLAPPQAAIWTYGFYDASALQQKVLMHFCSPPRRQDAKNPETGKEGHWFIPYEDHPAFDYAKPFVEWAKGLGKVQKSESFKSGKTTALGRLQDHLFETEIATSQSSAYSAEAPRNDGHLKFEDSDVKILLCPGEPREMREVVRAITGEAERRRTHLSQCGLLLRQLETYRRMIAPAFEGQGVAVAKKPSVYLMETPEAKAFLLLLECFQSEFPRETLMDLLASPNLSHDGFGVGEEDWNPHLWDQVSKEAGVVEGEASWIDRMKEAEKPRSGKGSFEEEGPASGEVTSLVAFRMKVLQTLFDAKKAFERTKDWAGKTGVLFELAEKVFRKSDAKDELKTLRRGVEILSQGSFKVAPDELKDFLTGLMEEVRIPWKAPEAGGVEVSELMQARGVPFDVLVLPGLVEQGFPRVPRPDPLLLDEERRILNERHLGQARIPEKAEGRLEEKMLFLLAVRSARQGVILTASHLHPGSGAPRVPSSYLHEALRAVTGGRQAKWEDSPYVRKVAVSDWVRDGGEERVDDLEEVLSRFQEAREGNPLPAQAYAGQKPFFDEARRLLKERQGSRKFTIYDGVFGDPQAVEALRQTHSLKDKTLSASRLETYAACPLRYFYRYVLGLKVHPEPERVFQLDPAEKGNLMHSILEETLSRGKQEGWLKDRDGEKAARTLEEETQKAFKSFEKEGVTGSQALWQWSQFSLRRDLQRTLRKVLADQEWTPVDFEKAFGREGQPEVTFETPGETFRLEGFMDRVDLSADGKALRVVDYKSGSKEGFKKDSVKEGTKIQMPLYLWACRTLYPGVTPKEAVYEFLTAKGDYGSVGFNASDWKTVEEPLKALLTTAAEAVEQGLFPAAAKACDRCDYRTLCGPGVEKREERKRDDVKVERYFELKELK from the coding sequence GTGGCCATTTCCCTTTATTTGGGTCCCTATCAGCCATTCCTGGAGGAGGAACTCGCCTCCCGGGTCCGGTCCTTCCGGTCCGTTGAGCCCCTTTCCCCCCTGGTCCTCCTCGTCCCCAACCGCGCCCTGGTGCGCCACCTGCGGGAGGACCTGGCCCGCAAGAACGGGTCGGTGGTCAACCTTCGGGTCCTGACCCTGCACCAATACCTCATCGAGTTCACCGAGGAAAAATGGATCCAGGAAGGCTTCCGGCTCCTGCCGGAGTCCATTGTGCCCTGGGTCTTGCGCGAGAACGCCAAGGAGCTCCGGCCCAAGGGCGGCGGCCCCTTCGCGGCGGTGGAGAAGACCCCCGGGTTCCCGAAAACCCTTCGGGCCACCCTTTCGGAACTGCGCCAGGGAGGGTTCGATCCCCAAGCATTGAAGGTCTCGGCCCAGGCCATCGGCAAGGCCCGGGACCGCAAGCGTCTGTCGCAGAAGCTGGAGGAATTCGCCGGGCTTTTGACCAAGAACCGGGCCTGGAAAGCCAAGAATCATTGGAAGGACCGGGAAGACCTTTATGAGGACGCGCTGACCCTTGCGCCCCCTCAAGCCGCTATTTGGACCTATGGCTTCTATGACGCCTCGGCCCTGCAACAGAAGGTCCTGATGCATTTTTGTTCACCGCCAAGGCGCCAAGACGCTAAGAACCCGGAGACCGGAAAAGAGGGTCATTGGTTCATCCCTTATGAGGACCATCCGGCCTTCGACTATGCCAAGCCCTTCGTGGAATGGGCGAAGGGATTGGGGAAGGTCCAAAAGTCGGAAAGCTTCAAGAGCGGGAAGACCACGGCTTTGGGACGGCTCCAGGACCATTTATTTGAGACTGAGATTGCCACGTCGCAATCATCGGCCTATTCGGCCGAGGCTCCTCGCAATGACGGCCATTTGAAATTTGAGGATTCGGACGTAAAGATCCTCCTTTGCCCCGGCGAACCCCGGGAGATGCGGGAGGTGGTGCGGGCCATCACCGGGGAGGCCGAAAGGCGCAGGACCCACCTGTCCCAATGCGGCCTGCTCCTGCGGCAGTTGGAGACCTACCGCCGCATGATCGCCCCCGCCTTCGAAGGACAGGGGGTCGCGGTGGCCAAGAAACCGTCGGTCTATCTCATGGAAACCCCCGAGGCCAAGGCCTTCCTGCTCCTGCTCGAATGTTTCCAGTCCGAATTCCCCCGAGAAACCCTGATGGACCTCCTCGCCAGTCCCAACCTTTCCCACGACGGGTTCGGGGTGGGGGAGGAGGATTGGAATCCCCATCTTTGGGACCAGGTCTCGAAAGAGGCGGGGGTGGTGGAAGGGGAGGCCTCCTGGATCGATCGCATGAAGGAAGCCGAGAAACCCAGGTCGGGCAAGGGCTCCTTCGAGGAAGAGGGACCCGCGTCCGGGGAAGTGACCTCCCTTGTCGCTTTCCGGATGAAAGTGCTCCAGACCCTTTTCGACGCGAAGAAGGCCTTCGAGAGGACGAAGGACTGGGCCGGCAAGACCGGCGTCCTTTTCGAGCTCGCCGAGAAGGTCTTCCGAAAGTCGGACGCCAAGGACGAGCTCAAGACCTTGAGGCGCGGCGTGGAGATCCTGTCCCAAGGCTCCTTCAAGGTCGCCCCCGACGAGCTGAAGGATTTCCTCACCGGTCTCATGGAGGAAGTGCGCATCCCCTGGAAGGCGCCGGAAGCGGGCGGGGTCGAGGTGTCGGAGCTCATGCAGGCCCGGGGTGTGCCCTTCGACGTGCTGGTCCTTCCCGGCCTGGTGGAACAGGGTTTTCCCCGGGTGCCCCGGCCCGACCCGCTTTTGTTGGATGAGGAGAGGCGCATCCTCAACGAACGCCACTTGGGCCAGGCGCGTATCCCGGAAAAGGCCGAGGGGAGGCTGGAAGAAAAGATGCTCTTCCTCCTTGCCGTGCGGAGCGCCCGGCAAGGCGTCATCCTCACCGCCTCCCACCTGCACCCCGGCAGTGGGGCGCCGCGCGTTCCTTCCAGCTATCTTCACGAAGCCTTGAGGGCCGTCACGGGCGGGCGGCAGGCGAAATGGGAGGATTCCCCCTATGTGCGCAAGGTCGCGGTGTCCGATTGGGTCCGGGACGGCGGCGAAGAGCGGGTGGACGACCTGGAAGAGGTGCTCAGCCGTTTCCAGGAGGCCCGGGAAGGGAACCCCCTGCCTGCCCAGGCCTACGCGGGACAGAAACCCTTCTTTGACGAGGCCCGCCGGCTTCTCAAGGAACGCCAGGGAAGCCGCAAGTTCACGATCTATGACGGCGTCTTCGGGGACCCACAGGCCGTCGAGGCCCTGCGCCAGACCCATTCCCTGAAGGATAAGACCCTCTCGGCCTCGCGGCTCGAGACCTACGCCGCCTGTCCCCTGCGCTATTTCTACCGCTATGTGCTGGGCCTGAAGGTGCATCCCGAACCCGAGCGGGTCTTCCAGTTGGACCCGGCCGAGAAGGGGAACCTGATGCATTCGATCCTGGAAGAGACCCTCTCCCGGGGCAAACAGGAAGGCTGGCTCAAGGACCGGGACGGGGAAAAGGCCGCCCGGACGCTGGAAGAGGAGACCCAAAAGGCATTCAAAAGCTTCGAGAAAGAGGGGGTCACGGGTTCCCAGGCCCTTTGGCAATGGAGCCAGTTCAGCCTCCGGCGCGACCTGCAACGGACCTTGAGGAAGGTCCTGGCGGACCAGGAATGGACCCCGGTGGATTTCGAGAAGGCCTTCGGCCGCGAGGGCCAGCCCGAGGTCACTTTCGAAACCCCGGGGGAGACCTTTCGCTTGGAAGGCTTCATGGACCGGGTGGACCTGTCGGCGGACGGCAAAGCCTTGAGGGTGGTGGACTACAAATCAGGGAGCAAGGAAGGGTTCAAGAAGGACAGCGTGAAGGAAGGCACCAAGATCCAGATGCCCCTTTACCTCTGGGCCTGCCGGACCCTTTACCCGGGGGTGACCCCGAAGGAGGCGGTCTATGAGTTCCTGACCGCCAAGGGGGATTATGGGTCGGTCGGGTTCAACGCGAGCGACTGGAAGACCGTTGAGGAGCCGCTGAAGGCGCTTCTGACCACGGCCGCCGAAGCGGTGGAGCAGGGCCTGTTCCCGGCCGCCGCCAAGGCCTGTGACCGGTGTGATTACCGGACACTTTGTGGACCGGGAGTGGAGAAAAGGGAAGAAAGGAAGCGAGATGATGTGAAAGTAGAGAGATATTTCGAGCTGAAAGAGCTGAAATGA